A region of the Kaistia geumhonensis genome:
CCGGGCGAACGCCGTGCTGCGAGCGCGCGGCAGCGCTCTCCCGGACGTGCGGCTGGAAGGGCGTTTCAGCCCTGCAGCGCGTCGCTGATCGCCTTGGCGGTGCGCACGACGGCGGTGCGGATCGTCTCCATCCGCGCCTCGCTGGCACCGGCGAGGAAGGGGACGCTGAGCGCCGCGACGATGGCGCCGTCGCGAGCGAGGACCGGCGCGGCGAAGGCCTGGATGCTGGGACCCGTCTCGCCGCGGTCATAGGCCCAGCCGAGCTTGCGGATGCGCGCGAGCTCGGCCTTCAGCTTCTGCGGATCGGTGATCGTCTTGTCGGTATAGGCGGCGAGAGGCTGGCGCAGCCAGGCGGCGATATAGTCGTCGCCCTGATGGGCGAGCATGACCTTGCCGGATGCGCCGGAATGCAGCGTCATGCGCTGACCGGCGCTGACGGTGAGCGCATAGTCCCGCCGGCCCTGCGCTGCGGCCAGCACGAGCAGCTCGTCGTGGTCGATGACGTTCAGCTTGACGCCTTCGCCGAGTTCGCTCGCCAGGCGGTCGAGATGCGGCTGGCAGATCGGCACGAGATTGGCGCGGCCGAAGCGCGCCGTCGTATGGGCGGCGAGCTTCAGCAGCCGCTCTCCGAGATGATAGGTCCCGTCGTCGCCGCGCCGCACCACGTCATGCGCCTGCAGCGTGTTCAGGACGCGGTAGATGGTCGTGCGCGGGATGGCGAGGATCTCGGTCAGGTCGCGGATGGTCAGACCGGCGCCGTGACGCTCGAGCTCGCCGAGAATGTCCATCATCCGGTCGATGACCGGGATCGTGTGCTTGTTCTCGCGCGCCTCCGCCTTGGCATCCATCGCCGTCGACGCCTCTCGTTCCGCATTCGGCCGGCGACCGACCGCCGGCTCCGATGCCCCGGGGATGACCTACCATGCAGATATGAACTGTCCAAGTTCACATCTGGACGCAGCTTGCCAACCTCGCGGCAGGCCCGCACGCGGCGGTGCGGGCCGGTTGTGAGCCGTCCGAGATTGCCCGAGCTTCCGCCCGCCGACAATTGACAAGCGCCACTGTCGGACCGCATAGTTATCATTAGAATAGCATAAGTTCAAATGTGAACTCATGGCACAACAGAACGACAGCCGGACAGGCCGTCGCGGCTGAAGCCGTTCGCCATGCAAAAATCGGAGGAGGCGGCGTTGCAGGATCCGGCTGACATCAAGGACATCGTGCGGCCCCCGCGGGCGCTTTGCGAGGCGCTGGCGAAGATCGGCACCGCGACGCTGTCGAGCGAACTGGCGCAGAAGCTCGGCATCCGCGACGCGCAGATCCGCGGGCCGCGCCCGCTGAAGAAGGGCCACACCGCCGCCGGGCCGGCGCTGACGCTGCAATGCATGCCGAAGCGCGAGGACCTCTACGGCGCCGCCGAATACGAGGACCCGGAGAAGCAGCTGCACCGCCATGTCATGTATCCGGCGCAGGAAGGCGACATGATCGTCGTCGACGCGCGCGGCGACATGGGCTCGGGCATCTTCGGAGAGATGATGCTGACCTTCTTCGCCGGCCGGGGCGGCGCGGGCGTCGTCATCGACGGCTGCATCCGCGATTCCTCCGAGGCCGAGAAGCTCGATCTCGGCATCTGGGTGAAGGGTGTGACGCCGAACTACCACGCGCAGACCAACATCATCCCCTTCGCCGTCAACGTGCCGGTCGCCTGCGGCGGCTGCCTCGTAATGCCGGGCGATATCATCGTCGCCGACGACGACGGCGTCGTCCTCGTGCCGGTCGCGCTGGCCGAGCAGCTGGTCGA
Encoded here:
- a CDS encoding ribonuclease activity regulator RraA — translated: MQKSEEAALQDPADIKDIVRPPRALCEALAKIGTATLSSELAQKLGIRDAQIRGPRPLKKGHTAAGPALTLQCMPKREDLYGAAEYEDPEKQLHRHVMYPAQEGDMIVVDARGDMGSGIFGEMMLTFFAGRGGAGVVIDGCIRDSSEAEKLDLGIWVKGVTPNYHAQTNIIPFAVNVPVACGGCLVMPGDIIVADDDGVVLVPVALAEQLVEHAGSHVEWEEFARIRLSEGGDLRRYYPLSPEAEAEYQAWKAARGR
- a CDS encoding IclR family transcriptional regulator; protein product: MDAKAEARENKHTIPVIDRMMDILGELERHGAGLTIRDLTEILAIPRTTIYRVLNTLQAHDVVRRGDDGTYHLGERLLKLAAHTTARFGRANLVPICQPHLDRLASELGEGVKLNVIDHDELLVLAAAQGRRDYALTVSAGQRMTLHSGASGKVMLAHQGDDYIAAWLRQPLAAYTDKTITDPQKLKAELARIRKLGWAYDRGETGPSIQAFAAPVLARDGAIVAALSVPFLAGASEARMETIRTAVVRTAKAISDALQG